The following coding sequences are from one bacterium window:
- a CDS encoding DUF4380 domain-containing protein, translated as MRSRKQLLSLAILILVVLMYSCSGDKKSEQKAPAGGKQIVIAQEGFHGWKSATLRTTFAQVDVVPELGGKIMGYDLRGFQILWHDPKREGELYKTEGYGFGESFFNPGGAKVWPAPQGWSGKDEWPGPPDNVLDGSPYEYTANDKSITVTSPADTGEGRTGLQYTNTYAFKNTSSLLDLHMTMKNVVQRPVKWGIWHLATVPVDRPVTVYAPVDKDGWHVIFGDKDNPQWLGVEKGMFRARYDKRVGKIGLKVREGWVAWHDEQNNAVFVMMFPVKKGIEYPDNGSNVEIWTNGAGTYRANNRDFQTEYSPDTANMELEVMGPLTRLAPGESSALDVTWGACFCSGVVKVVSHGVVAEELHVEDGMVKGKFGVFYGGYLQVVYLDKNGKQKGYKNVQEISPLSEVIIDQEYDKVLSFGSGIRYQILPYGESVPGVLGELMFK; from the coding sequence TGTCATTAGCCATTCTTATACTCGTAGTGCTCATGTATTCCTGTTCCGGCGATAAGAAGAGCGAGCAGAAAGCTCCGGCGGGAGGAAAGCAGATCGTTATCGCTCAGGAAGGATTCCACGGCTGGAAATCGGCGACGCTTCGGACGACATTTGCTCAGGTCGATGTCGTTCCCGAACTCGGCGGCAAAATTATGGGCTACGACCTACGGGGATTCCAGATTCTCTGGCATGATCCCAAACGCGAGGGTGAGCTGTACAAAACCGAGGGATACGGCTTCGGCGAGAGCTTCTTCAATCCCGGCGGAGCGAAAGTCTGGCCCGCGCCCCAGGGCTGGAGCGGAAAAGACGAGTGGCCGGGACCGCCGGACAACGTGCTGGACGGTTCACCGTACGAATACACGGCGAACGATAAATCCATAACGGTCACAAGCCCCGCCGATACGGGAGAGGGGAGAACCGGGCTCCAGTACACGAATACCTATGCCTTTAAAAATACAAGTTCCCTGCTCGACCTCCATATGACCATGAAAAATGTAGTCCAGCGTCCGGTGAAATGGGGCATCTGGCATCTCGCCACAGTCCCCGTGGACAGGCCCGTAACCGTCTATGCGCCGGTCGACAAGGATGGATGGCATGTTATTTTTGGCGACAAGGACAATCCGCAGTGGCTCGGCGTGGAAAAAGGGATGTTCCGGGCACGGTATGACAAGCGTGTCGGCAAGATCGGCCTGAAAGTCCGCGAGGGATGGGTAGCATGGCACGATGAGCAGAACAACGCCGTCTTTGTCATGATGTTTCCGGTCAAAAAAGGTATCGAGTATCCCGACAACGGGAGCAATGTTGAGATATGGACGAACGGCGCCGGGACATATCGCGCCAATAACCGTGATTTTCAGACCGAATATTCGCCCGATACGGCCAATATGGAGCTCGAGGTCATGGGGCCGCTCACACGGCTGGCTCCCGGAGAGTCCTCCGCGCTCGATGTAACCTGGGGCGCCTGCTTCTGTTCGGGAGTTGTGAAGGTCGTCTCCCATGGCGTTGTTGCTGAGGAACTGCATGTCGAAGACGGTATGGTAAAGGGGAAATTCGGTGTTTTTTACGGCGGGTATCTGCAGGTTGTCTATCTTGATAAAAACGGGAAGCAGAAGGGCTATAAAAACGTTCAGGAGATTTCGCCCCTCAGCGAAGTCATTATCGATCAGGAGTATGATAAAGTTTTATCGTTCGGCAGTGGAATCCGGTATCAGATTCTTCCGTATGGAGAGTCCGTTCCGGGTGTTCTGGGCGAATTGATGTTCAAATAG